The following proteins are encoded in a genomic region of Candidatus Methylomirabilota bacterium:
- the ftsA gene encoding cell division protein FtsA, which produces MGRSRGRQLITGLDVGTTKICCVIAEWSSIGTLDIVGVGTSPSRGLRKGVVVNIDSTVESIKQAVGDAEEMAGVEISSVIAGVAGGHIRGANSRGVVAVSGKHREVSAADVERALDAARAINLPQDREIIHALPQTYVVDDQDGVKEPLGMSGVRLEVEVHLVTGATTSVRNVVRSVNRAGLQVQDIVLEPLASAEAVLSDEEKELGILLIDLGGGTTDVALFRDGAVWYTGILPLGGDHISNDVAVGLRTPTAEAEELKKRLGCALTALVREDEVISVPSVGGRKARELSRQILSEIIQPRAEEIFTLVARELAKAGLEDAAAAGVVVTGGTSIMQGVPELAEQVFDLPVRRGLPVGIGGLSDVVQSPIYATGVGLALYGARGRRSGASVDDAVGSSGLGTMRRLRDWFSELF; this is translated from the coding sequence ATGGGCAGATCGCGAGGACGGCAGCTCATCACAGGGCTCGACGTGGGGACGACCAAGATCTGCTGCGTCATCGCGGAGTGGTCGTCCATCGGCACGCTCGACATTGTGGGCGTCGGTACCAGCCCCTCGCGGGGCCTTCGCAAGGGCGTCGTGGTCAACATCGACTCGACGGTCGAGAGCATCAAGCAGGCCGTCGGCGACGCCGAGGAGATGGCGGGTGTCGAGATCTCGAGCGTGATCGCGGGCGTGGCCGGGGGGCACATCCGCGGAGCCAACAGCCGGGGCGTGGTCGCCGTCTCGGGCAAGCACCGCGAGGTCAGCGCCGCCGACGTCGAGCGGGCGCTGGACGCCGCGCGCGCCATCAACCTGCCGCAGGACCGCGAGATCATCCACGCGCTGCCCCAGACCTATGTCGTGGACGACCAGGACGGGGTCAAAGAGCCGCTCGGCATGTCCGGGGTGCGGCTCGAGGTCGAGGTGCACCTGGTGACGGGCGCCACGACCTCCGTGCGGAATGTTGTCCGCAGCGTCAACCGCGCGGGGCTCCAGGTGCAGGACATCGTGCTCGAGCCGCTGGCGTCGGCCGAGGCTGTCCTCTCCGACGAGGAGAAGGAGCTCGGGATCCTGCTGATAGACCTGGGCGGTGGCACGACGGACGTCGCGCTCTTCCGCGACGGCGCCGTCTGGTACACGGGCATCCTGCCGCTGGGCGGCGACCACATCTCGAACGACGTCGCCGTGGGGCTCCGCACGCCGACGGCCGAGGCCGAGGAGCTCAAGAAGCGTCTCGGCTGCGCGCTGACTGCCCTTGTACGCGAAGACGAAGTCATCTCCGTGCCCTCGGTGGGCGGGCGCAAGGCGCGCGAGCTGTCGCGGCAGATCCTCTCCGAGATCATCCAGCCGCGCGCCGAGGAGATCTTCACCCTCGTCGCCCGCGAGCTCGCCAAGGCCGGGCTCGAGGACGCCGCCGCGGCGGGCGTCGTCGTCACGGGCGGCACCTCGATCATGCAGGGCGTGCCGGAGCTGGCCGAACAGGTCTTCGACCTGCCGGTGCGCCGCGGGCTGCCCGTGGGCATCGGCGGGCTGTCGGACGTGGTCCAGAGCCCGATCTATGCCACGGGCGTGGGCCTGGCGCTCTACGGCGCGCGCGGGCGGCGCAGCGGCGCCTCCGTGGATGACGCCGTCGGCTCCTCCGGGCTTGGGACGATGCGCAGGCTCAGGGACTGGTTTAGCGAGCTCTTCTAG